The DNA region TCATAGACGCCGCTGCCGTCAAGGTTCAGCGAGACCCGGATCCGGGTCTCGGTGGTGTTCCGCTCGATCGAGGCGCGGCGGCCGCCGTTGATGGGGGTCTGGTCCATGGCGGTTTTGTAGCAGGAAGCATCCGCACACGCCAGCATCCGGCACCAACAATGCGTGCCCTGTCCATTCCGGCGATTGTCCTGCGAAGGTGTGCGGGATAGACTTTTATACAGCCATAACGTGCATATCCGCATATGACGAATCCTCTGCGCCCGGTCCTTCTTGCCGTTGCGCTGCTTCCCGGCCTGCTGGCGGCCGGCTGCGGCGGCCTGTCTCCCGCCCCGCCGCCGGTGAAGACGGCGCCGCCGGTCGCCGCCGGAACCACGGCGCCCGTCCGTTTCGGCGAGATGGCGATCGGGTCGATGCGGCGCGGGATGCAGATCGGCCGCTATGTCTGGGGCATCGACTGCGCCCCGCCCTACGACGATGTCTATTGGACCAGCGGCGTCAACATGCGGCGCGGCTCGACCTTCGAGGAGCGCTTCAGCGAGGCGATGACCGCCGCCGGCTTCGACGTGGTCGGCCGGCCCGGCGGTCCCGACAGCCCGGACGGCAACCGCAGCCGCGCCCGCTTCACCATCCAGGGCGACCTGCGTGATGTCCGGCTGGAACTCTGCCACCGCATCAATTGGCTGACCGGCGGCGACAAGGGCAGTTCCGGCAGCGGCAGCGTGAAGGTCGAATGGACGGTCTACGACGCGCGCGGCGGCGGGCTGGTGCAGCGTCTCGTCACCACCGGCGCGGCGCGGCAGGAACGCGGCGTGCCGCAGGGCGACACCATGCTGATCGAGGAGGCCTTCGCCGCGGCGGTCGAGGCGCTCGCCGCCGATGGCGGCTTCCGCGCCCTGCTGTCGGGCGGCACTCCGCCCACCCCGGCCACGGCAGCGTTTCCCGAGGCCATGCCGGCCGGATCCGGCCCCATCACGCTGTCACCGGCGGTTCAGTCGATTGCCCCCGCCCCTGCCCCCGCCCCGGCCACGGCCGCCATGCCCGCGCCGGCCGCCGGGAGCCGTTTGCCGCTGCGCATGGGGGCCGGATCCGGCCGCATCACGGCGGCGCGGATCGCGGTCGGCGGTGGGCATGGGCTGGTGATCGGGGAGACCGATGTGGCGGGCGAAGTCCAGGCGGTGCTGCTGGCTCCCCTGCCCGGATCCGACCCCACCGTCACGGTGCGGCCGGCCCGTGGGGTGGAGTTGACCGGCTGGGTGGTCGGGCGCGACGCGGCCGGCGGCTTCGCCCTGGTCCGGGTGCCGGCCCGGCTCCCCGCCCTGCCCGTCCGCATCGCAACCCCACGCGTCAGCGACCCGGTGCGGGCGGTGCCCGGTGGGCGCGGACAGGAGATCGCCGGCATCGTCGGCGGCATCATCGGTGGTCCGCCGGCCGGCGAACCACCGGGCACCGACCGCGCGGGCCCGCTGATCCAGGCGGATCTGGGCGCCGCCGCGCTGTTCACAGCGGTGACGGAGGCCGGCGACCCGCTGCTGGATGAAAGCGGCGCGCTGATCGGTGTGGCGCCGTCGGCCGGGCGTTCCGTCACCACCCCGGCCGGGCTGGTGGAGTTCCTGGCGATCGGCCCATTGCTCGACCGGCTGGGGGCGGATCCGGCGGGACCTGTCCCCACTTCCACCACATCCACTGCCCGGCCCAAACCCGGCAAGGCGCGTCGCGACGGGACCGGCACTTCACCGGACTGGGCCGATTGGGAGGACGAGGCGCCGCAGGGCGAGACGCTTGACGGCGACCGCACCCCTCCCACATAGACCGGATGTCCCGCCGCCACGCCCATGGGGGCTCGAGAGATGCGTCATCCGCATCGGTGCGGCATCGTTGGGGGTGGCGGGCGGCTTTCCTTTTTTCAACCTTTCCTTTTCCAACATGGTTTCCGCATGACCTACCCAGCGTCCAATCCACATGATCCCATCCAGTGGCACGGCACCACCATCCTCTCCGTGCGCAAGAACGGTCAGGTGGTGATCGCCGGCGACGGGCAGGTCTCGGTCGGCCCGACGGTTATGAAGGCCAACGCGCGCAAGGTCCGCTGGCTGGCCGGCGGCACGGTGATGGCGGGCTTCGCCGGCGCCACCGCAGACGCGATGACCCTGTTCGAGCGGCTGGAGGGCAAGCTGGAGCAATATCCCGGCCAGCTGACCCGCGCCTGCGTGGAGATGGCCAAGGATTGGCGCACCGACCGTTACCTGCGCCGGCTGGAGGCGATGATGGCGGTGGCCGACAAGAGCGTCAGCCTGGTGCTGACCGGGAACGGCGACGTGCTGGAGCCGGAGGACGGGTTGATCGGCATCGGCTCCGGCGGCTCCTACGCCCTGTCGGCGGCGCGCGCGCTGATCGACATCGACGGGATGGAGGCGGAGGCGGTGGCGCGCAAGGCGATGAAAATCGCCGCCGGCATCTGCGTCTACACCAACGAAAACGTCACCCTGGAAAAGCTGTGAGCGTCATGACCAGCCCGACCGTCTCCCCCGACACCGCCGCCTTCAGCCCGCGCGAGATCGTCTCCGAACTCGACCGCTACATCGTCGGCCAGAATGAAGCCAAGCGCGCCGTCGCCATCGCGCTGCGCAACCGCTGGCGCCGGCAGCAGCTGCCCGACGGGCTGCGCGAGGAGGTGTTGCCGAAGAACATCCTGATGATCGGCCCGACCGGCGTCGGCAAGACCGAGATCGCCCGCCGCCTCGCCCGGCTGGCCCAGGCCCCCTTCCTGAAGGTGGAGGCGACCAAATTCACCGAGGTCGGCTATGTCGGCCGCGATGTCGAGCAGATCGTCCGCGACCTGGTGGAGGCCGCCATCGGCCTGACCCGCGAGCGCCTGCGCAAGGAGGTCGCCGCCAAGGCCGAGCTGCGGGCGGAGGAACGGGTGCTCGACGCGCTGTGCGGCGACAGCGCCAGTGCCGAGACGCGGGCCAAGTTCCGCAAGATGCTGCGCGAAGGCACGCTGAACGACAAGGAGATCGAAATCCAGGTCGCCGACACCGGGGCCCCGGCCGGCATGCCGACCTTCGACATTCCCGGCGTGCCGGGCGGCCAGATGGGCATGCTGAACCTGAACGACATGTTCGGCAAGATGATGGGTGGCCGCACCAAGACCCGCCGCATGACGGTTTCCGAAAGCCACGGCGTGCTGATGGCCGAGGAATCCGACAAGCTGCTGGACCAGGAGAAGGTGGTGGCGGAGGCGATCCGCGCCGTCGAGCAGAACGGCATCGTCTTCCTCGACGAGATCGACAAGATCTCCGCCCGCTCCGATGCCCGTGGCGCCGATGTCAGCCGCGAGGGCGTGCAGCGCGATCTGCTGCCGCTGATCGAGGGCACCACCGTCTCGACCAAGCATGGGTCGGTCAAGACCGACCATATCCTGTTCATCGCGTCGGGCGCCTTCCATGTCGCCAAGCCGTCCGACCTGCTGCCGGAGCTGCAAGGCCGCCTGCCGATCCGGGTCGAGCTGAAGGCGCTGAGCCAGGACGACTTCAAGCGCATCCTGACCGAGCCGGAAGCCAGCCTGATCCGCCAGTACAAGGCGCTGATGAAGACGGAGGAGGTCGATCTGGTCTTCACCGACGACAGCATCGACGAGCTGGCCCGGCTGGCGGCGGAGATCAACAGCTCGGTCGAGAATATCGGGGCGCGGCGCCTGCACACGGTGCTGGAGCGCCTGCTGGAGGAGATCAGCTTCGCCGCCAGCGACCGCGCCGGCGAGACCGTCACCATCGATGCCGCCCTGGTCCGCGAGCGGGTCGGCGGGCTGGCGAAGAACGCGGATTTGTCGAAGTTCATCCTGTGAGGGAGTGGGGGGCTCGCTTCGCGTGCCCCCCCCCGCTTCACGTGAAACACTCCCCCTTGCCGTCCCCCTACCCGCCCGCCACCACCTTCACGCTCTTCGGCAGCAGCAGCGTATAGGTCCCGCGGCTCTTCATCACCCCGGCCCGGCGCTCCGCCTCCGGCCCATGGCCCCAGAAGATGTCGCCGCGCACCGGGCCGCGGATCGCCCCGCCGGTGTCCTGCGCGACCAGCAGCCGTCGCAGCCGCTGCCCGGCATCGACCGGGTCCTCGGCATCCAGCCACACCGGCACGCCATAGGGCATGAATTTGGAATCCACCGCCAGGCTGCGGCCAGGGGTCAGCGCCACGCCCTGGGCGCCGTTGGGACCGTCGCCGGTCAGCGGCTGGAAGAAGACATAGGACGGGTTGAGGTTCATCACCGCCGCCGCCTGATCGGGATGGGCGGCCAGCCAGTCGCGGATGGTCTGAAGCGACACCTGTTCCCGCTTCAATTCACCGCGATCGATCAACTCCTTGCCGATGGCCACATATTTGTGGCCGTTCTGGCCGGCATAGCCGACGCGCAGTTCGCCGCCCTCCGCCAGCCGGATCCGCCCCGACCCTTGGATTTGCAGGAAGAAGGCGCCGATCGGGTCCCTTACCCAGACCAGTTCCAGTCCCTTGCCCTTGAGCGAGCCGGCGACGATGGCGGCACGATCCTCGTAAGGCTTCAGCTTGCCGTCGACCACCCGGCCGGCGGTGCGCTCCCCCTTCCAGCGGTCGGCGAAGTCGCCGAGATCGACCATCACCAGATCGGGCGGCCGGCGGTAGAGCGGCACCGGATAGGCCGGATCCGGCCGCCGGCTGCCCTCCAGCTCGGCCTCGTAATAGCCGGTGAACAACCCCTCGCGCGTGCCGTTGTTGCCGGCGGCATAGGGGATGAAGCTGGCCTCGAAGAAGGCGCGGGCGGCGGCATCGTCGCCCGGCGGCAGATCCGCCAGACGGGCGCAAGGGCCCTGCCAGTCGCCGATGCTGCCCGCCACCCCGTTCGGCCCGACCGGCTGGTCCGCCGGCTGGGTCTTGAACCGGGCGCAGGACCGGGCGAGCGCCGGCACCGCCTGGGCCACCGGATCCGTCCGCCAGCCCGGCAGGTCGCCGAAGGTCAGCGGCGCCAGGGTCAGGGCGTCGGGCGGCGGCTTCGCCTCCTCCTTCGGGGTACAGGCCGAAAACAGCAACGCCACCGCCCCGAGGAGGGCGGTGGCGTTGAAACCACGGGCGCTGAAACCGGTACGGTCGCGGAAAACCATTTTCAGTGGCCGTCCATCACTGGACGGGCCGCACCTCGACCAGCGCCCAGTTCGGATCGCGGGAGCGCAGATCGCGGGCGAAGGTCCAGACGTCGGTGTTCTCGACCAGCGCCTTGGGATCGCCATCGACAACGGCGCCGTTGCGGTCGCGCACCACATTCACCTGATCGGAGACCAGACGCACGGTGACGCGGGCGGTGCGGCCGGCGTCCAGCTTGGCCTCCACCACCTCGGCCTCGCGCACCTGTTCGATGCGGGTCTCATGCTGCTCGCCGGCGGCCTGACGATCGCGGATGACGCGGGCGAAACCGTCATAGACATCGTCGGCCAACAACGGGCGCAGCGTCGCGGTGTCGCCACGGGCGAAGGCATCGACGATCATGGCGAAGGCGGCCTTGGCACCGTCCAGGAAATGTTTCTCGTCGAAGGTCGGATCAGCGGCGCGGATCTGGTCGATGGAGGCGGCCAGCGACAGCGGCTCGTCCGAGGCCATCACGTCCTGGCCGGGTGCGGCATCGGGACGCGGCTGGTTGCGCTGCGGCAGGCTCACGACATTGTCGGGCTTCGCAGCACCCGGAGCGGCGCTGAAGGGGTTGGGACGCTGCCGCTCCTCCCCGGTCCGGCGGCCGAGAACGCTGCGCAGCCGATAGACGAGGAAGGCCGCGATCATCGCGAAGATCACGATCTCGATGAACACGAACCCGTCTCCCATCATCCGTTCCTTCCAAAACGACGTGTCATGAAGCCTGTGCCGGAGGCGAATGGCCGGCATATCCGGCCCGCCCCTGGACCTTGCGGCCCGGCGGCATTACGTGTTGCCTGCCCGCCAATACCAACCGACGAACAACCGTCTACCGGACCAGGCGTCTACCGGATCAGGCCGCCGGTGTTTGACCGGACGACCTATCCAAACCTAGATAGGGGCAGCGAGCCCGAAGAGCAAGGACACCATGAATCCCCTGCTGTTGATCCTTCTTCTGCCGATCCTGGAGATCGTCGGATTCATCCAGGTCGGCGACTGGATCGGCGCCGGGCCGACCATCGGGTTGCTGATCCTGTCGGCGGTGGTGGGCACGCTGCTGGTCCGCCACCAGGGGCTGGCGGCGCTGACCCGCGCCCAAGCGGCGGCGGCACGGGGCGAGGCGCCGATCGGCACCGTGCTGGACGGCTTCTGCGCCGTGCTGGCCGGCATCCTGCTGATCATCCCCGGATTCCTGACCGATATCCTCGGCATCATCCTGCTGATCCGGCCGCTGCGCCGGGGCATCGGCCGCTGGCTGTTCGGCCGGCTGGGGGCCGGGATACCGGTCTTCACCACCACGGCCGGCGGCGTCGGTGGAGCCGGGGGCCAGGGATTCGGGGGCCAGGGATTCGGCACCGCCGATTTCGGTACCGAAGCTTCCCGCCGCGCCGATGACCCGTTCCGGCCCGCTCCCGGCGTGATCGACGGCGATTACCGCGACGTCACGCCGGCAGAAAAAACCGACGGGGGCGAGGCGCCCCGGCTGACCGATTCCCAATGGGGCAAGCACCGCCCGGATGAGCGGCGCTGACCGGCCGGCGGGCCGGCGGTTTCCGTTGGCAGGACGCCCGATCCATGATAGCCAGCCCCCTGGGCGAAGGCACAACCGTCGCGAACCAAATCCCGTCATCCAACATCCGTGCCGGCCCGCCTCCCCCGCCCTGTCCCAAGCCGGGACCGGGGCCGGAAACGGAGCCGGCGATTAGGAGTCCGTTATGTCCGATCAGATGAGCAACGGCGCCGAGCAGCAGCAGACGTCCTCGCTGCCGATGCATGTCCTCGCGCAGTATGTGAAGGACTTCTCGTTCGAGAACCCCAACGCCCCGCAGAGCCTGCTGCCCAACCAGCCGCAGCCGCAGGTCAACATCGGCGTCGACGTCCAGGGCCAGAAGGTCGGCGACGACATCTATGAGCTGACGCTGAACCTGCGCTGCGAGGCCCGTCAGGGCGAGTCCGTCGCCTTCCTGGTCGAGCTGGCCTACGGCGCGCTGTTCCAGTTCCCCGGCCTGCCGGAGGAGCATCACCGCCCGGTGCTGATGATCGAAGGCGCCCGGATGATCTTCCCGTTCGCCCGCGCCATCATCTCCAGCGCGACCCGCGAAGGCGGCTTCCCGCCGCTGATGATCAACCCGATCGACTTCGCCGAGCTGTATCACCGCCAGTCGGCGGAGCAGGCCGCGCCGCAGCAGCCCCCGTTCTGATCCGCCCGTTCTGATTCGACGGATCGGAACCTATAAGGAAAAGGGCGGGTGACCGAAAGGTCCCCGCCCTTTTTCCATGCCGTTCTTTCCATGCCGCCCCCTCCCGCAGGAGAGGGCGGATCCAGCAGAACGCCTACTGGTTCATGCTTTCGAAGAACTCGTTGTTCGACTTGGTGTGCTTCAGCTTGTCGACCAGGAAGTCGACCGCGTCTGTCACGCCCATCGGCATCAGGATGCGGCGCAGGATCCACATCTTCGACATGGTGCCCTTGTCGACCAGCAGCTCCTCCTTGCGGGTGCCCGACTTGGAGATGTCGATGGCCGGGAAGGTGCGCTTGTCGGAGAGCTTGCGGTCCAGCACGATCTCGGAGTTGCCGGTGCCCTTGAACTCTTCGAAGATCACCTCGTCCATGCGGCTGCCGGTGTCGATCAGCGCGGTGGCGATGATGGTCAGCGAGCCGCCCTCCTCGACATTGCGGGCGGCGCCGAAGAAGCGCTTGGGCCGTTGCAGGGCGTTGGCGTCGACGCCGCCGGTCAGCACCTTGCCCGAACTTGGCACGACGGTGTTGTAGGCGCGGGCCAGACGGGTGATGCTGTCCAGCAGGATCACCACGTCGCGCTTGTGCTCGACCAGCCGCTTGGCCTTCTCGATCACCATTTCGGCGACCTGGACATGGCGGGTCGCCGGCTCGTCGAAGGTGGAGCTGATGACCTCGCCACGGACCGAGCGGGCCATGTCCGTCACTTCTTCCGGACGCTCGTCGATCAGAAGGACGATCAGATAGGCTTCGGGGTGGTTGGTGGCGATCGAGTGGGCGATGTTCTGAAGCATCACCGTCTTGCCGGTGCGCGGCGGCGCCACGATCAGCCCGCGCTGACCCTTGCCGAGGGGAGAGACCAGATCGACGATGCGGCCGGTCAGGTTCTTCTTGGTCGGATCCTCGACCTCCATCCGGATGCGTTCCTCCGGATAGAGCGGCGTCAGATTGTCGAAATTGATGCGGTGACGGACCTTGTCGGGCGCGTCGAAATTGATGGTGTTGACCTTCAGCAGGGCGAAATAGCGCTCACCGTCCTTGGGCGAGCGGATCTGCCCCTCCACCGTGTCGCCGGTGCGCAGGCCGAAGCGGCGCACCTGGCTCGGACTGACATAGATGTCGTCGGGACCCGGCAGATAATTGGCTTCCGGCGAGCGAAGGAAGCCGAAACCGTCCTGCAGAACCTCCAGCACGCCGTCGCCGAAGATCGGAATGTCGTTCTCGGCCAGCTGCTTCAGGATCGCGAACATCATGTCCTGCTTGCGCAGCGTGCTCGCATTCTCGATCTGCAACTCCTCCGCGAAGGCCAGCAGTTCGGCGGGGCTTTTGCACTTCAGCTCTTGGAGATGCATCGGATTGCCTGTGAAATCGTCATGCGGGGGAGTGGCCTTGGGGGTGGGGTGTGCCGAATGGTCCGCCGACGGCGGCAGGGGGGCGGTTGGGGCGGCGGACGCCGCAACGCGGTCGCGTCGGATGGGCAGCGGGTGGCGCTGGGACGGAAACGCGCCAGGGCGTCCGGGACATGGTCGCACGGGAGCGGATCGCCAGCCACCAAGCCCGGCTCAGGAACAGAGCGTCGGATCGGCAGATGTGGGCGTGGGAGGCCACGGGGCGAAAACCCCGTGGTCCTGCTATGGTTATCGGATCGGCAGGCGCAAGTCAAACGAAAGCGAAGCCCGGAAAGGTCGCGGATTCCGCATTTTCCGGGCTGTGGAAGAGCGATGGGCCATCCGCCCGCCGGTCAGAAGGGCTTGACGATGACGAAGATGA from Azospirillum sp. B510 includes:
- the hslV gene encoding ATP-dependent protease subunit HslV, which gives rise to MTYPASNPHDPIQWHGTTILSVRKNGQVVIAGDGQVSVGPTVMKANARKVRWLAGGTVMAGFAGATADAMTLFERLEGKLEQYPGQLTRACVEMAKDWRTDRYLRRLEAMMAVADKSVSLVLTGNGDVLEPEDGLIGIGSGGSYALSAARALIDIDGMEAEAVARKAMKIAAGICVYTNENVTLEKL
- the hslU gene encoding ATP-dependent protease ATPase subunit HslU, which encodes MTSPTVSPDTAAFSPREIVSELDRYIVGQNEAKRAVAIALRNRWRRQQLPDGLREEVLPKNILMIGPTGVGKTEIARRLARLAQAPFLKVEATKFTEVGYVGRDVEQIVRDLVEAAIGLTRERLRKEVAAKAELRAEERVLDALCGDSASAETRAKFRKMLREGTLNDKEIEIQVADTGAPAGMPTFDIPGVPGGQMGMLNLNDMFGKMMGGRTKTRRMTVSESHGVLMAEESDKLLDQEKVVAEAIRAVEQNGIVFLDEIDKISARSDARGADVSREGVQRDLLPLIEGTTVSTKHGSVKTDHILFIASGAFHVAKPSDLLPELQGRLPIRVELKALSQDDFKRILTEPEASLIRQYKALMKTEEVDLVFTDDSIDELARLAAEINSSVENIGARRLHTVLERLLEEISFAASDRAGETVTIDAALVRERVGGLAKNADLSKFIL
- a CDS encoding FxsA family protein, which codes for MNPLLLILLLPILEIVGFIQVGDWIGAGPTIGLLILSAVVGTLLVRHQGLAALTRAQAAAARGEAPIGTVLDGFCAVLAGILLIIPGFLTDILGIILLIRPLRRGIGRWLFGRLGAGIPVFTTTAGGVGGAGGQGFGGQGFGTADFGTEASRRADDPFRPAPGVIDGDYRDVTPAEKTDGGEAPRLTDSQWGKHRPDERR
- the secB gene encoding protein-export chaperone SecB, translating into MSDQMSNGAEQQQTSSLPMHVLAQYVKDFSFENPNAPQSLLPNQPQPQVNIGVDVQGQKVGDDIYELTLNLRCEARQGESVAFLVELAYGALFQFPGLPEEHHRPVLMIEGARMIFPFARAIISSATREGGFPPLMINPIDFAELYHRQSAEQAAPQQPPF
- a CDS encoding Tim44/TimA family putative adaptor protein, encoding MGDGFVFIEIVIFAMIAAFLVYRLRSVLGRRTGEERQRPNPFSAAPGAAKPDNVVSLPQRNQPRPDAAPGQDVMASDEPLSLAASIDQIRAADPTFDEKHFLDGAKAAFAMIVDAFARGDTATLRPLLADDVYDGFARVIRDRQAAGEQHETRIEQVREAEVVEAKLDAGRTARVTVRLVSDQVNVVRDRNGAVVDGDPKALVENTDVWTFARDLRSRDPNWALVEVRPVQ
- a CDS encoding murein transglycosylase A; protein product: MVFRDRTGFSARGFNATALLGAVALLFSACTPKEEAKPPPDALTLAPLTFGDLPGWRTDPVAQAVPALARSCARFKTQPADQPVGPNGVAGSIGDWQGPCARLADLPPGDDAAARAFFEASFIPYAAGNNGTREGLFTGYYEAELEGSRRPDPAYPVPLYRRPPDLVMVDLGDFADRWKGERTAGRVVDGKLKPYEDRAAIVAGSLKGKGLELVWVRDPIGAFFLQIQGSGRIRLAEGGELRVGYAGQNGHKYVAIGKELIDRGELKREQVSLQTIRDWLAAHPDQAAAVMNLNPSYVFFQPLTGDGPNGAQGVALTPGRSLAVDSKFMPYGVPVWLDAEDPVDAGQRLRRLLVAQDTGGAIRGPVRGDIFWGHGPEAERRAGVMKSRGTYTLLLPKSVKVVAGG
- the rho gene encoding transcription termination factor Rho, with translation MHLQELKCKSPAELLAFAEELQIENASTLRKQDMMFAILKQLAENDIPIFGDGVLEVLQDGFGFLRSPEANYLPGPDDIYVSPSQVRRFGLRTGDTVEGQIRSPKDGERYFALLKVNTINFDAPDKVRHRINFDNLTPLYPEERIRMEVEDPTKKNLTGRIVDLVSPLGKGQRGLIVAPPRTGKTVMLQNIAHSIATNHPEAYLIVLLIDERPEEVTDMARSVRGEVISSTFDEPATRHVQVAEMVIEKAKRLVEHKRDVVILLDSITRLARAYNTVVPSSGKVLTGGVDANALQRPKRFFGAARNVEEGGSLTIIATALIDTGSRMDEVIFEEFKGTGNSEIVLDRKLSDKRTFPAIDISKSGTRKEELLVDKGTMSKMWILRRILMPMGVTDAVDFLVDKLKHTKSNNEFFESMNQ